The Quercus lobata isolate SW786 chromosome 4, ValleyOak3.0 Primary Assembly, whole genome shotgun sequence genome segment TACATATCGCCATTGcatcttgataattttgaaCCATGTACCTTGGACTTCCAGTAAATGAGGATGGTAGGACTATTCGTTTGCCTACAGTAATGGGATCTGTATCACCACGAAGAACGACATCTTTCAAACCATAGTACAACTCTgacctcaattttttttgattgaatcTAACCCATTGTAGTCTTTCTTCTTCGATGGAAGTGTATGCATCCACTATAAATTGTCGAAAAAGCCTCCTACCAAGCAACAATGTCTTGCCCTCATGAAAGCGTTGTTGAAGCCTATAAGCATAGTATTCTCTAATTGTTATTGATTCCCTTTTTCTAGAATTGCTCCCATTCAAATTCCTATAAGGTATACCAAGCATATACCCATCCTCAACATACGGAAAAAGTAATGGATATTGCAATGCCATAAAGCTTGGATGAGTTCCATTTATACGTTGCAATCCTAAACTTCGATTCTCAACAATAATATCTCTATCAGAACTTTCAATATTAAAATCTCCAACAATAAGAGCAGCTATCTCAGATGTTACAGGTAAGTCATATTGCCTTTCACCAGAATTGCGACTTCGTATTAAACGAATTCTGACATTATGTATATCTGATTCATCAAATCTGTCCCTGACCATTCTAAAACATTTAACCAATTGGTTGCACTGGTCTAACATTTCCATCAACCCGGTAACAATATCTGTATCCACATAATTTCTATCATCTTCATGTATAACAGtatcaattctatttttaacTTCATTATCAGTTTCATAAATATAAAGCTGTGCATACTTAGGTTTTTGGCCATGGACAGGAAGAAGTGATCCAATTCTATGATGAGTTTGACCATTTACACAAAACACATATGGACCAGAACCATTATTCACTGATCTATCAACATTAACCCCCAAAGAAGTGAAAGCAAAGAGAGAGTTGTAGATTCTTATCCCTAGTTGAAAGTTTATTGATCTCTGATCACTATTAATATTGAGTAAGTTTCCAAGAAAGGGTGGAGGTTCTTTCAATAGAGGGAGTTCAACTCTTCCTTCAGAACAGCACAAACTAAACTTCGGTTTTGTAGGCGTTTTTGACTTTACAGTTCTCTCTTCATACCAAAGTTGAGCTCCACAATGTTCACATACTATTGTTGGAGGTCCTAAATCCAATGGTTCCGTAAATTTTCCTa includes the following:
- the LOC115985491 gene encoding uncharacterized protein LOC115985491; this encodes MSVGNATDPARRDRPKVETKRGGVICLLPDNLSEIGVEYVEGFSILISGLFGNTTTRLGKSVYSPSMDSAFYARLRRRLILSEKRNRRGKFTEPLDLGPPTIVCEHCGAQLWYEERTVKSKTPTKPKFSLCCSEGRVELPLLKEPPPFLGNLLNINSDQRSINFQLGIRIYNSLFAFTSLGVNVDRSVNNGSGPYVFCVNGQTHHRIGSLLPVHGQKPKYAQLYIYETDNEVKNRIDTVIHEDDRNYVDTDIVTGLMEMLDQCNQLVKCFRMVRDRFDESDIHNVRIRLIRSRNSGERQYDLPVTSEIAALIVGDFNIESSDRDIIVENRSLGLQRINGTHPSFMALQYPLLFPYVEDGYMLGIPYRNLNGSNSRKRESITIREYYAYRLQQRFHEGKTLLLGRRLFRQFIVDAYTSIEEERLQWVRFNQKKLRSELYYGLKDVVLRGDTDPITVGKRIVLPSSFTGSPRYMVQNYQDAMAICRWAGYPDLFLTFTCNPKWPEINHSLEFIKGLKYEDRLDIVARVFKIKLDELLHDLRHKSHFGRVIAIVYTIEFQKRGLPHAHILLFLDPKDKYPSPTDINGIIMAEILDPDEDPVANEAVKQFMMHGPCGSANPKSPCMMNGKCTKHFPKRFYEETTIDEEGFPVYRRRNDGKTIEKNGILLDN